A portion of the Moritella sp. F3 genome contains these proteins:
- the leuA gene encoding 2-isopropylmalate synthase, with protein sequence MTTFNHNKYQAFPPLDMPNRQWPNNSICEAPQWCSVDLRDGNQALVEPMTVAQKRRYYQLLLAMGFKQIEVGFPAASKMDFDFVRWLIEENKIPDDVTIQVLTQARESLIEQTFTALKGVKQAIIHVYNSTSTVQRELVFQKDRQGIIDIAVQGAAWVKQHAEANPGPQWQFEYSPESFSGTELDFAVDICDAVNAVWQPTAATPVIINLPATVEMSTPNVFADQVEWFCGNVKNREAITVSVHTHNDRGCAVAAAELAVMAGADRVEGTLLGNGERTGNMDIITMAMNLYSQGVDPQLQLGDIDNIITTISECTKLPVHPRHPYVGELVYTAFSGSHQDAIKKCLDRRVPDSTWNVAYLPIDPTDLNRTLKHVIRVNSQSGKGGIAYLLEQEYGVQLPRWLQVEFSSVVQRQSEATGCELLVPQIWQLFKSTYAHTEQPYQLADYNVNHGDIDKIQARLADGVDHVSVAGEGHGALTAFISSLKQHFNLEFEVINFSEHALSKGTDADAIAYLQIKTVTESVIGVAIHNDILTASLTALLNAVNQLESVHSV encoded by the coding sequence ATGACAACATTTAATCACAATAAATACCAAGCTTTCCCTCCTCTAGATATGCCTAATCGTCAATGGCCAAATAACAGTATCTGCGAAGCGCCACAGTGGTGTAGTGTCGATTTACGCGATGGTAACCAAGCGCTTGTAGAGCCGATGACGGTTGCCCAAAAACGCCGTTATTACCAATTACTATTAGCGATGGGCTTTAAACAAATTGAAGTGGGCTTTCCTGCAGCATCGAAAATGGATTTTGATTTTGTTCGCTGGCTAATTGAAGAAAATAAGATCCCGGATGATGTCACCATTCAAGTGTTAACCCAAGCGCGTGAGAGTCTTATTGAACAGACATTTACGGCGTTAAAAGGTGTTAAACAAGCCATTATTCATGTTTATAATTCAACGTCGACTGTACAAAGAGAGCTTGTTTTTCAAAAAGATCGCCAAGGTATTATTGATATTGCCGTGCAAGGTGCAGCTTGGGTGAAGCAGCACGCAGAAGCAAATCCTGGCCCGCAATGGCAGTTTGAATATTCTCCAGAGAGTTTCTCTGGTACTGAGTTGGACTTTGCCGTTGATATTTGTGATGCGGTGAATGCAGTCTGGCAGCCAACGGCTGCCACCCCCGTGATCATTAATTTACCTGCCACGGTTGAGATGTCGACGCCAAATGTGTTTGCTGACCAAGTGGAATGGTTTTGTGGGAACGTGAAAAATAGAGAAGCAATCACGGTCAGTGTACATACTCATAATGATCGAGGCTGTGCTGTGGCGGCGGCTGAATTAGCGGTCATGGCTGGCGCTGATCGTGTTGAAGGTACTTTATTGGGTAATGGTGAACGTACCGGTAATATGGATATTATCACCATGGCGATGAACCTTTATAGCCAAGGTGTCGATCCTCAACTGCAGCTTGGCGATATTGATAATATTATTACGACTATTTCAGAGTGTACTAAGTTACCTGTCCATCCACGCCATCCTTATGTTGGCGAGCTAGTGTATACCGCTTTTTCTGGCAGCCATCAGGATGCGATTAAAAAATGCTTAGACCGTCGTGTTCCTGATAGTACTTGGAATGTCGCTTATTTACCTATCGACCCTACCGATTTAAACCGTACATTGAAGCATGTGATCCGAGTTAACAGCCAATCGGGTAAAGGTGGTATTGCTTATTTACTTGAGCAAGAATATGGCGTGCAGTTACCGCGTTGGTTACAAGTTGAGTTTTCTAGTGTGGTTCAGCGACAATCTGAAGCGACAGGTTGTGAGCTATTAGTTCCACAAATATGGCAACTGTTTAAATCGACTTATGCACATACTGAGCAGCCATATCAATTAGCAGATTATAATGTTAATCACGGTGATATTGATAAAATACAAGCGCGGTTAGCTGATGGTGTTGACCATGTTAGTGTTGCTGGAGAAGGACATGGTGCGCTAACGGCATTTATTAGCTCCTTGAAACAGCATTTTAATCTTGAATTTGAAGTGATTAACTTTAGCGAACATGCATTAAGTAAAGGCACAGATGCGGATGCGATTGCTTATCTACAAATCAAGACTGTAACTGAATCGGTTATTGGTGTTGCGATCCATAATGATATTTTAACTGCTTCACTAACTGCGTTATTAAACGCTGTGAACCAACTTGAGTCGGTTCACAGCGTTTAG